tttatattaaaaataacattaaaattgagattaaaattaatattaaactaatattaatattaaaagtaaaagtaaaaataaaaataaaattaataaaaaaatataaaaatacaatttaaataataacaaaatttcaattaaaattaaaattaattaaaaattaaatttaaattttaagttcaatttaatttttatttaattttaatttatttcttaatttttattttaattttgaatttaattttctttttatttaaattttatttttatttttatattaattatatttttattttatttttatttttaaatttaaattataactaaaattaaagcttaaaattttgcaaaaatgttctatagtcataaaattttgcacaaatttcctatagaaataaaattttctacagaaataaaattttgacaaaattttctatagaaataaaattttgacaaaattttctatagaaataaaattttgacaagattttctatagaaataaaattttaacaaaattccccaaatttatggaaattccgcaacaaatccccaagtccccaaatcagagatttcgtccccattcacaaaaaatatccccaattcggggggaaatccccaatactggctgtTGTTGTAAACATTTGATATGACCAATCGAGAGATCCAACAACAACTGCAAATGGCTGCATTACTACATAAGTatgtcatattttttatattaatgtcTACTACTCTCTTTGGCTCTATGAGAAATTTGAAGTTGAGATCATCATATAGCACCAGGGCTGCTAATTtttccgatttatcggcattttgtcgatttttactaaaaaaatagcaaatgtcgattttccgatttttgccccaaaaatgacgatattagctccgttcaaaaagcagttcgtttacacgtttagagccagcaaaagagagaatGCATTTGACAGTTGTCAGACAGGGAAATTGCAACATTTTCCCAGAGATTTTatacatgtaggagctatatctcattTTACAcctacagtattagtatcacggttgccactcgtgccaaaaataatccacgaaaatttgaggaaaattttaccaaaaatctaccaattttttttggttattgttttattcgaaatatattttttatattgaatttctagattttttttttaaattttatttctatagaaaattttgtcaaaattttatttctatagaaaacgttgtcaaaattttatttctttagaaaattttgtcaaaattttatttctatagaaaattttgccaaaattttatttctatagaaaattttgtcaaaattttatttctatagaaaattttgtcaaaattttatttccatagaaaattttgtccacattttatttctatagaaaattttcgcaaaagtttatttctatagaaaattttatcaacattttatttctatagaaaattttgtcaaaattttatttccatagaaaattttgtccacattttatttctatagaaaatttagtcaaaattttatttctatagaaaatttagtcacaattttatttctatagaaaatttagtcaaaattttatttctatagaatatttagtcaaaattttatttctatagaaaattttgccaaaattttatttctatagaaaatttagtcaaaatttatttctatagaaaatttagtcaaaattttatttctatagaaaattttgtcaaaattttatttgtatagaaaattttgtcaaaattttatttctatagaaaattttatcaaaattttatttctacagaaaattttgccaaattttatttctatagaaaattttgtgaaaaatttatttctatagaaaacgttgtcaaaattttatttctttagaaaattttgtcaaaattttctatagaaataaaattttgacaagattttctatagaaataaaattttgataagattttctataaaaataaaattttgagaaaattttctatagaaataaaatttttagaaaattttctatagaaataaaattttgacaaaattttctatagaaataaaattttgacaaaattttctatagcaataaaattttgcaaaaattttctatagaaattaaaattaaaataaaaattaaatttgaatttaaatttaaatttaatttttatttcattttaatttattttgttaatcatactttttattttatttattttttttttgtttcaattttaatttaaattatctttttatttaaattgtatttttatttttaaattaaaattaaaattatatctaaaattgaaattaaaacataaattaaaatttatattaaaattcaaaaaattaaaactaaaattgcgattgcatttcaaattaaaattaaaaaagaatcaCAATtgaagttaaattaaaatttaattgaaacaataataGTTACTCACACTACATTTTTTCCCCATTTGATCACAAACACTCCAAATTGGAATTGTTTATGATTATCAACTGGATAATCCAGCACGCTCTCTTATCTAATCGAGCATAAAATATTCGATGGAGGACTTCAATAACTTATTTTTAATCGCTAACTTATCTTATCGTAGCAAATATCCCCTCAATAAGTAAACATATTAGCGCCGCCTCTGCAACTACAAATTCGGCACTCAGgcactagagaaaattttgtcaatctatgACCCATATTCAGTAGGGCATATTGGTTAGACCAagacacagagaatatattacgTTGGAATATTTGAGGGACAAGTAAATGGGAATAACAGCTCTTTGCcaatatgaaattaattttgtgttttggtttttatttttacaggatCAGGATTCTTTGCTCGACAACATGGTTCTAGGGTCCACGGAATCACCATCCAGAACCTTTCCCCAGTATGTAGCTGCTCTATCAGCCGCTGGCGGTGCTTTTGCCGCTGGATCTTTACTTGGCTGGACATCACCAGCTCAGACACCACTGACGAATGGTGATTATGGATTTCCTGTGAGCGAATCGGCATTCTCTTGGATAGGATCTGCCATGACATTGGGTGCAGCTTGTGTTTGTATCCCCATCGGGTTCCTCATCAACTTTATTGGCCGCAAATTAACCATGTTGCTATTGGTATTACCCTTCACTTTGGGCTGGGCCTTACTGATTTGggcccaaaatgttgaaatgaTGTATGCGGCTCGTTTCATCTTGGGTATCTCAGGTGGTGCTTTTTGTGTTACTGCTCCCATGTACACGGGCGAAATTGCCCATAAGGATATACGAGGTACATTGGGTAGTTTCTTCCAATTGATGATCACGGCTGGTATTCTATTTGTTTATGCCATTGGAGCTGGACTCAATGTCTTTTGGATGAGTATTGTTTGTGGCATCTTACCATTGGTTTTTGGTGCCATATTTGTTTTCATGCCTGAATCTCCAACCTATTTGGTAAGTGCTGGTATTATATGAAATATTGTCCATATGATTCTAAGGATTTTCTCCGTTTTTCTCTAGGTTTCTAAAAATAAGAATGATAGTGCTGTTAAATCCATCCAATGGTTACGTGGTGAAGAATACGATTATAAAATGGAAATTGAGGAACTTAAGGAAACTGAACGTAAAATCAAAGAAAACCCTGTTTCCATTGGTAGCGCCCTAATGCGTCCAGTTACAATTAAGGCTTTGTGCATTAGTTTGGGTCTTATGTTCTTCCAGCAATTGTGCGGTATTAATGCTGTTATCTTCTATTCCACCGATATATTCCGGGTAAGTTTTTGTTGAAGATTtgtttattaaagaaatttgccattaaaattgagccaacaaaagaagttcataaataaaatgaaatttttcgctattgTTATGATTTCATACCATAAAgattaaagaaaagttttcattatttctataaaaattatctttttaattctcctttttcttttttttccacaGGATGCTGAAACCGGAATTGATGCCAATCTCTCAACCATTCTAGTTGGTGTTATGCAAGTGATAGCTACTTTTGTCTCAGTCCTCGTGGTTGATAAATTGGGTCGTCGTCTTTTACTCTTGGCCTCTGCTTCGGTCATGGCCCTTTCAACCGTTGCCATGGGTGTATACTTCTATATGAAAGAGAAAGATGCCAGCTCTGTGGAAAGTCTTGGTTGGTTACCAGTTTGCAGTTTGTGTGTCTTCATTATTATGTTCTCGATTGGTTTTGGCCCAGTACCATGGTTGATGATGGGCGAATTGTTTGCTTCCGATATTAAAGGTGTGGCTGGATCCATTGCCGGAACATCAAATTGGGTTTTGGCCTTCATTGTTaccaaaacttttgtcaatctcAAAGAAGCCTTGGGTAGTGGAGAAACATTTTGGCTATTTGCTGGTATTACCGTAATTGGAGCTATCTTTGTGTTTGTCTTTGTCCCAGAGACCAAGGGCAAGAGTCTAAATGAAATTCAAGATGAATTGGCTGGAAAAAGATCCAATCAAACAACGGGAAATGCCctttaaattggatcaatttatatCATGTGAGAAGAAGTTCAGTGGCAAAGAAACACCGGAATGGGATCCTTTACTATACATCATCGTGAGATAGAAGGCAATTAAATGGTAAAAATATGTTAAGGTTTATTACGcactaaaaatatatacatacaaaaaagACAATTTATAgtctgaaatgaaattttagaacaaaatacaaaaacacaATGACAATCGTTGCCATGGTATATAGCTAACGATTGTTAAAtgcccttaaaaatatataaatggccAATAGTTGAAAGTTAGTTTGGTCTAAAATATGATTTCGGAGTAGCGAAATTTTTCTCTCTCCGAAATGAGATTTTTTGATATGGAAAATATCATAGCTTTTATTGTTAAAGGAATTTCGTTAGagacaaaaaaaatcgaatttattaTAACCCTAGCATAAATTCtttaatacctcattcacattacactctaaaatccactttaactagatttcaactgtcatttgctttATAAAAACTGGATTTCAAATCTCCTAATGTgaatagggtataaaaatgaaatttcttaaaaaaaaataatttcagatATAAGAAATACCTTTGAAATgatatttctgtaagaaaataCCAATCTCTGCccgattggaaaaatatttgcttttagggtgaaaataaattcatatttacCTATAACCATAGCAACAATCATTGTTCAGTTTAAGGATTTTACTTTAATAGCCAAagtgaatttttttaaacaaaattccgATGTATTTTGTTGTAATAATTTGCAAACAAAAACCAGAGTTGTTCtaaaatgtataaatttaacTCTATCTGCCACTAAGACCCACCCTAATGTTATAAACTCTTGTtatgattttacatttttttttatagatatggtGAAATACGCCTACagtaacatttttcaaatgtccAAATCCAATATTGCTTTTCTCTTAATTGTCCAagagaaaaattacaaaaatctcTGTGTAAAAGAACTATATTTGTTATCAAATAagttaatgaaacaaaaaatagataatttattttatgaattgttttcataaaCAATTTCGCATATAGTGAATTCATATATTAGAGGTTTTAGGTTGTCAAATCAAAGCCCTGGCTCTCTCATTAacactttgtctctctctctctctcgaatGCATAGTTTCATGAAATATCATTTTCAAACAAGTACACACAGACAGTCAGCCTCATTGATACCCCAGTTACATATTCGATACATGGATCTCTTAGTATATATGAAtatactaaacaaaataatttcaatatttaattatttaagaaATTCTATTAATTAAATTCCCTTAATTAAAGAGGTTTAATAATTATCACCACTGAAACAAGAAATTACAGTTATATTGAGGTATTTTGTAAAGAATCACTGAGAGACAATCTATAGGGGCAATAAGAGTATACGAGAGCGAGAGAAATGTTATTGGATATGTTATACTGATAACAGTAACAatgcatttatatagaaaagaatacaattgtattataaataatatgtatgcatattgaaaaacaatattggaattaataactaaaatatgaaaacatgCCTACTCTTTTGTAAATCACTGTATTCCGTTGTCTATCCATCTGTAAACGCTTCATTGTCATATATATAAggcatataaaatattctaaaaaatataataatgtaTGTTTTATATTATAATGTTAAGTGTATGAAtgttgttttatatatatatatctttgtatgatgtatttttaattaaaaatcattttaaaatatttttgtaattttatctcGGTCTGCAATTATATTATAGGTGTGctttaaaattgtttctttATCCATACATCAAAGTGATTTATTTattctaaaaattcaaaatccaaTAGAAAAAGACTGAAATAATCATTATTACTTTTGCTGAAATGTTGTTTAGTGTCAATAAATTTCtcttattttttcatataatatgaaacctaatttaattgaaaaaaaaaaatttctttgttgtaaatcaaatgaaaataaatttaatttaaattatataaaatataaattaatagacaaaagaaaattgaagtaaattgaaatatatttaaattaaattgaaataaaacaaaatatattaaattaattaaaataaaataaaataaaatttaattacattatataaaacataatttattttaaaaaattatttcaaattaaattaaattaaagtaaaataaaatatactaaattaaatacatttgaataaaaataaattactttaCATTAAACTTAATTgagttcaaattaaataaaattttactttaaattaaaataaatttaatttaaattatataaaataaaaattaatagaattgcatggaaatatattaaaattaaattgaagtaaaacaaaaaaaaataatttttttttaaatattcaaaatttaaaaaaaaaaattaatattaattttttgttttacttcaatttaattttaatatatttccatgcaattctattaatttttatgttatataatttcaattaaatttattctaatttaaagtaaaattttatttaatttgaactcTTTTTCTTTAACCCTGGattgtcatccttattttttgtacactaacgtcacccttcgtcattttgactacggcttatttcaagataCTATAATTTGCACTGTGAGCAAAAATGTGaaccaaaattgaatttattttcttattcattttgttcttaattagtatacaacaaaaattcataaaatataacttaaatttatcatttcccaatcgactaaaatgcattttagatcgaaaatgaaattacgcgtcgtcattttgacgaaggatgactgcccAGGGTTAAATGTATTAAGTTTAATGTacagtaatttatttttattcaaatgtatttaatttagtatattttattttattttactttaatttaatttaatttaatttttttttaattaatggaaattaaataaaattgaataaaataaaattactttacataaaacttaatttatttaaaaaattatttccatttaaattcaattgtgctttaaattaaaataaattaatagaacTACATGCAAATAGGCAAATATTacagttaatttaaattaaattaaagtaaaataaattgaaattaaataaaattgaataaaattaattgctttacattaaacttaatttattaaaaaaatatatattattaaaaattaaatattaatttatttaaaaaaatatttcaaattaaataaaatgtttctttaaattaaaaaaaaataataatttaaattaatagaaTTGCATGCAAATAGGctaattattaaattcaattgcagtaaaataaaaaattataaaattaattgaaattaaataaaattgaataacatTAAATTACCTTACATTAAACttcccgagtaaaaattgagagatctaatttgatacaattagatatgagtTGATCCGAAAATTGGTAAGATCTAaacatatctaattactatgggaGATCTGATCCGATCTCAacattggcctagatctaatatttttgatataattatatctatccctatatataattggatctgatgttagatctggtcatatatggaattatatacatttatatctaATTCTATCTCATCATATATGGGTATATCTGCTTATATCTAAAGCGGctaattttgagatctaatcatatctgattagatcccccaatttttacacgggtttatttatttaaaaaaaaatatatatttcaaattaagtaaaa
This is a stretch of genomic DNA from Haematobia irritans isolate KBUSLIRL chromosome 4, ASM5000362v1, whole genome shotgun sequence. It encodes these proteins:
- the nebu gene encoding solute carrier family 2 member nebulosa isoform X1; protein product: MSSTSSESNLKHNGATLATEESSHLLEKAAAGEKYGSQKADQDSLLDNMVLGSTESPSRTFPQYVAALSAAGGAFAAGSLLGWTSPAQTPLTNGDYGFPVSESAFSWIGSAMTLGAACVCIPIGFLINFIGRKLTMLLLVLPFTLGWALLIWAQNVEMMYAARFILGISGGAFCVTAPMYTGEIAHKDIRGTLGSFFQLMITAGILFVYAIGAGLNVFWMSIVCGILPLVFGAIFVFMPESPTYLVSKNKNDSAVKSIQWLRGEEYDYKMEIEELKETERKIKENPVSIGSALMRPVTIKALCISLGLMFFQQLCGINAVIFYSTDIFRDAETGIDANLSTILVGVMQVIATFVSVLVVDKLGRRLLLLASASVMALSTVAMGVYFYMKEKDASSVESLGWLPVCSLCVFIIMFSIGFGPVPWLMMGELFASDIKGVAGSIAGTSNWVLAFIVTKTFVNLKEALGSGETFWLFAGITVIGAIFVFVFVPETKGKSLNEIQDELAGKRSNQTTGNAL
- the nebu gene encoding solute carrier family 2 member nebulosa isoform X2, translating into MVLGSTESPSRTFPQYVAALSAAGGAFAAGSLLGWTSPAQTPLTNGDYGFPVSESAFSWIGSAMTLGAACVCIPIGFLINFIGRKLTMLLLVLPFTLGWALLIWAQNVEMMYAARFILGISGGAFCVTAPMYTGEIAHKDIRGTLGSFFQLMITAGILFVYAIGAGLNVFWMSIVCGILPLVFGAIFVFMPESPTYLVSKNKNDSAVKSIQWLRGEEYDYKMEIEELKETERKIKENPVSIGSALMRPVTIKALCISLGLMFFQQLCGINAVIFYSTDIFRDAETGIDANLSTILVGVMQVIATFVSVLVVDKLGRRLLLLASASVMALSTVAMGVYFYMKEKDASSVESLGWLPVCSLCVFIIMFSIGFGPVPWLMMGELFASDIKGVAGSIAGTSNWVLAFIVTKTFVNLKEALGSGETFWLFAGITVIGAIFVFVFVPETKGKSLNEIQDELAGKRSNQTTGNAL